From Rhodococcus sp. B7740, one genomic window encodes:
- a CDS encoding SDR family oxidoreductase encodes MANYIVTGGTGFLGKNVLPRLLERDALAAIHVLVRPGSVARLERLAQHLDGGDRIHPLVGDLTEPELGLRDVPADIDHILHLGAVYDLTAGDEQAPTNVAGTASVIGLAEKTGARLHHISSIAVAGDYRGTFSENDFDLGQNFPTAYHRTKFESEKLVRDSAADWRVYRPAAIIGHSETGAIDKVDGPYFFFPFFAELAKLPSVVPITVPKMGATNLVPVDYVADAIVELVHRNTAPGSVFHLVNPTPQSMAEVYAAFSSAAGSRARIVDVPGALVAPVVSPKSRAVRKQRDAALRDLGVPPVMLEHLTLPTVFESASTQKALQGSSITPPPLRTYADRVWTHWRENFDPKRNRRNDPRGPLFGRHIVITGGSSGIGRASAEAAARKGAVVILLARGQDQLDEVVEHIRESGGTAYGYSCDVTDSESVDQTVKTVLSEHDHVDMLVNSAGRSIRRALYRSTDRLHDYERTMAVNYFGAIRLVLTLLPHMRERQFGHVVNISSAAVLGHPPRFSAYVASKAALDGFTDVAAAETLSDGITYTTIHMPLVDTPMITPTGDKNVGPVFSPEKAAAIVIRALSDKPKRIDTPLGTLGQFGAMFAPKGKDRTMHQHYRKFPESAAAKGETPVTIEDGKVPYRVRPYDPKAPSARIGKVIRRVGRLVPGTSW; translated from the coding sequence ATGGCGAACTACATCGTAACCGGCGGTACCGGGTTTCTCGGGAAGAACGTCCTGCCCCGATTGCTCGAACGTGATGCGCTCGCCGCGATCCACGTGCTGGTGCGTCCGGGATCGGTGGCCCGTCTCGAGCGACTGGCACAGCACCTCGACGGCGGCGACCGAATTCACCCGCTGGTCGGCGATCTCACCGAGCCGGAGCTCGGACTCCGAGACGTGCCTGCCGACATCGACCACATCCTCCATCTCGGAGCCGTATACGACCTGACCGCAGGCGACGAGCAAGCCCCGACCAACGTCGCCGGAACTGCCTCGGTGATCGGCCTCGCCGAGAAGACCGGGGCCCGCCTACACCACATCTCGTCGATCGCCGTTGCGGGCGACTATCGAGGAACGTTCTCCGAGAACGACTTCGACCTCGGCCAGAATTTTCCGACTGCCTATCACCGCACCAAGTTCGAGTCCGAGAAGTTGGTCCGCGACAGCGCTGCGGACTGGCGGGTGTATCGGCCTGCCGCGATCATCGGACACTCGGAGACCGGTGCCATCGACAAGGTCGACGGACCGTACTTCTTCTTCCCGTTCTTCGCGGAGCTGGCCAAGCTGCCCTCCGTCGTACCGATCACGGTGCCGAAGATGGGCGCTACCAACCTGGTTCCGGTCGACTACGTCGCCGACGCCATCGTCGAGCTCGTGCATCGAAACACCGCTCCCGGCAGCGTGTTCCATCTGGTCAATCCGACGCCTCAGTCGATGGCAGAGGTCTACGCCGCGTTCTCGTCGGCAGCGGGATCTCGCGCGCGAATCGTCGACGTGCCAGGAGCGCTGGTCGCTCCCGTGGTCTCCCCCAAGTCCAGGGCCGTGCGCAAGCAACGCGACGCCGCCCTTCGTGATCTCGGAGTACCTCCGGTGATGCTCGAACACCTGACTCTGCCCACCGTGTTCGAGTCGGCATCGACACAGAAAGCGTTGCAGGGCAGCTCGATCACGCCGCCACCGCTGCGGACGTACGCCGATCGAGTGTGGACTCACTGGCGGGAGAACTTCGATCCAAAGCGCAACCGCCGAAACGACCCACGCGGGCCGCTGTTCGGCCGTCACATCGTCATCACCGGTGGCTCGTCCGGAATCGGCCGTGCCAGCGCCGAAGCCGCTGCCCGCAAGGGTGCGGTGGTCATTCTGCTCGCGCGCGGTCAGGATCAACTCGACGAGGTGGTCGAGCACATCCGCGAATCGGGCGGCACCGCCTACGGTTACTCGTGCGACGTCACCGACAGCGAATCGGTGGATCAGACCGTGAAAACCGTTCTGAGCGAACACGATCACGTCGACATGCTGGTGAACAGCGCCGGACGATCCATCCGCCGCGCACTCTATCGATCCACCGATCGATTGCACGACTACGAGCGCACCATGGCCGTCAACTACTTCGGGGCGATCCGTTTGGTGCTGACACTGTTGCCACACATGCGTGAACGTCAGTTCGGGCACGTGGTCAACATCTCCAGCGCTGCGGTCCTCGGACACCCGCCTCGCTTCTCGGCCTACGTGGCCAGCAAGGCCGCACTGGACGGCTTCACCGATGTGGCTGCCGCAGAGACACTCTCGGACGGAATCACCTACACCACCATTCACATGCCCCTGGTGGACACACCGATGATCACCCCGACGGGAGACAAGAACGTCGGTCCGGTGTTCTCACCGGAGAAGGCTGCCGCGATCGTCATTCGCGCACTGAGCGACAAGCCGAAGCGAATCGACACTCCACTGGGAACACTCGGGCAATTCGGTGCCATGTTCGCCCCCAAGGGCAAAGACCGCACGATGCATCAGCACTACCGAAAATTTCCCGAATCCGCGGCAGCCAAGGGTGAAACGCCGGTCACGATCGAGGACGGGAAAGTGCCCTACCGGGTGCGTCCCTACGATCCGAAGGCTCCGAGCGCACGCATCGGCAAGGTGATCCGACGCGTCGGAAGACTGGTCCCCGGCACCAGTTGGTGA
- a CDS encoding response regulator transcription factor: MVAVPEVADGPDVLTVLLVDDDALVRAGLSLILSSDPGIRVVGEAADGRSGIEAVRALSPDVVLMDVRMPVLDGLAATEMLRAEGFTAAIVVLTTFDTDEYLLRALRVGANGFLLKDTPPRDIVDAVHRVGTGESMLSPTAVGRLVAHWREQDARSHDSATARARALLESLTDREREVAGAVGSGKSNAEIGAELYMSVATVKTYVSRILTKLACSNRVQIAIVVHESR; the protein is encoded by the coding sequence GTGGTTGCCGTGCCCGAAGTAGCCGACGGTCCCGACGTACTCACGGTGTTGCTGGTCGACGACGACGCGTTGGTCCGCGCGGGCTTGTCGCTGATCCTGAGCTCGGATCCTGGAATCAGGGTGGTCGGTGAGGCGGCCGACGGTCGCAGTGGCATCGAGGCAGTGCGCGCGTTGTCTCCCGACGTGGTTCTGATGGACGTGCGGATGCCGGTCCTCGATGGGCTCGCGGCCACCGAAATGCTTCGCGCGGAGGGGTTCACGGCTGCCATCGTGGTGTTGACCACGTTCGATACCGACGAGTACCTGCTGCGGGCACTGCGGGTCGGCGCGAACGGATTCCTGCTCAAGGACACGCCGCCGCGGGACATCGTCGACGCGGTGCATCGCGTCGGAACCGGGGAATCGATGCTGTCGCCGACCGCCGTCGGACGCTTGGTTGCCCACTGGCGCGAGCAGGACGCTCGATCGCACGACTCCGCCACCGCGCGGGCGCGGGCGCTGCTCGAGTCCCTGACCGATCGCGAACGCGAGGTGGCGGGTGCTGTCGGGTCGGGGAAGTCCAATGCGGAGATCGGTGCCGAGTTGTACATGAGTGTCGCGACCGTGAAGACCTACGTCTCGCGGATTCTGACGAAACTGGCGTGCAGTAACAGGGTTCAGATCGCGATCGTCGTGCACGAGTCGCGTTGA
- a CDS encoding serine/threonine-protein kinase, producing the protein MTDQQRVRRGVGPDYLLAGRYRLAGKLGGGGMGAVWLATDTLLHRQVAVKQVTSTTRLTPEQAVEVRNRAMREGRIAARLSSPHAIAMHDVALVDGEPWLVMEYLSSRSLAQALGTTDSLPPFEVAQIGAQIADALTEAHEAGIVHRDIKPGNILIADRGKDLGIVKISDFGISRAKGDVEAADDSVITGTPAYFAPEVARGQDPTAASDVFSLGATLYTAIEGKPPFDIDHDSIALLHRVAKGQIIAPTRSGDLTGPLLHMLEPDPARRPTMAQARDEMIVAAISKRGSIAQLRGVPLTSADGVVPAWARRSTPVSESRRPSREFGRTIAGLPAVQPVESQANPVPSTYSPPPFDLPRKKKNPIEDVLMRIEDVVGDRTSIPSTAILAALVLAIVVVFVLVIALLL; encoded by the coding sequence GTGACGGATCAGCAGCGTGTTCGACGGGGCGTCGGGCCCGACTACCTCCTGGCAGGCAGATACCGCCTGGCCGGCAAACTCGGCGGTGGAGGCATGGGCGCGGTATGGCTCGCCACCGACACACTTCTGCACCGCCAGGTGGCCGTCAAGCAGGTCACGTCCACCACTCGATTGACCCCCGAGCAGGCCGTGGAAGTACGCAACCGGGCCATGCGCGAGGGTCGCATCGCAGCCCGACTCTCCAGCCCCCACGCCATCGCGATGCACGACGTCGCTCTCGTCGACGGTGAGCCGTGGTTGGTCATGGAATACCTGTCCTCGCGCAGTCTCGCGCAGGCACTCGGCACCACCGATTCGCTACCACCGTTCGAGGTCGCTCAGATCGGCGCGCAGATCGCCGACGCCCTGACCGAAGCGCACGAGGCCGGGATCGTGCACCGAGACATCAAGCCGGGCAACATTCTGATCGCCGATCGCGGTAAGGATCTGGGCATCGTCAAGATCAGCGACTTCGGCATCTCCCGCGCCAAGGGAGACGTCGAAGCAGCCGACGACAGCGTGATCACCGGCACCCCGGCATATTTCGCACCCGAGGTCGCACGCGGACAGGATCCCACCGCGGCCAGCGACGTGTTCTCCCTCGGCGCAACGCTGTACACGGCCATCGAAGGCAAACCGCCGTTCGACATCGATCACGATTCGATCGCACTGCTGCACCGAGTTGCCAAGGGGCAGATCATCGCTCCCACCCGCAGCGGCGATCTCACGGGCCCGTTGCTGCACATGCTCGAGCCCGATCCTGCCCGACGCCCCACCATGGCGCAGGCTCGCGACGAGATGATCGTCGCCGCGATCAGCAAGCGCGGCAGCATAGCTCAGCTGCGCGGGGTGCCTCTGACGTCCGCGGACGGCGTGGTCCCGGCATGGGCGAGGCGTTCGACACCGGTCTCCGAATCTCGTCGTCCGTCGAGGGAGTTCGGAAGAACCATCGCGGGCCTGCCGGCCGTGCAACCCGTTGAGAGCCAAGCCAATCCGGTCCCGTCGACGTATTCGCCACCGCCGTTCGATCTACCGCGAAAGAAGAAGAACCCGATCGAGGACGTCCTGATGCGCATCGAGGACGTCGTCGGCGACCGAACGTCGATTCCATCGACCGCGATCCTCGCAGCACTCGTGCTCGCCATCGTGGTCGTTTTCGTTCTGGTGATCGCACTCCTGTTGTAG
- a CDS encoding Y-family DNA polymerase, which translates to MSIDRSSRVLALWCPDWPAVAAAAQADLPATHPVVVTSANRVVACSATARASGIKRGLRRREAQARCPDVHVALADTDRDARLFEPVVSAVAAIAPGVEVLRPGLLVLSARGVGRYFGTEHRAAERLIDEASAAGVECQIGIADELSTAVVAARYAQVVPRGGGAGFLAPLPVAELSAEPSMSAADRGELVDLLRRLGLRTIGDFAALSPGDVASRFGTDAVLAHRSARGEPERPPSARALPPDLDVEYLCDPPIDRVDAAAFAGRGLAEQLHTKLAAAAVACTRLLVHASTGNGENLSRIWRCAEPLTPEGTADRVRWQLDGWITGRSENKPTSAITALRLEPIEVVAAGELQLGLWGSVGDEDERARRALVRVQGLLGGESVLGGVLSGGRGPAERITLRPLGDELVPMSDPSDPWPGRLPEPAPAAVIETRPTVTLMNRSGTGIGVTDRGVFDAPPSRLRWGTKEWELTGLAGPWPVDERWWDSGHAATGPTARAQVVLDDERALLLVFDEGRWRVEGIYE; encoded by the coding sequence ATGAGCATCGATCGTTCCAGCCGTGTTCTTGCACTGTGGTGTCCCGATTGGCCCGCCGTCGCAGCAGCTGCTCAGGCCGATCTCCCTGCGACGCATCCGGTGGTCGTCACCTCGGCCAATCGGGTCGTCGCGTGCTCGGCGACGGCACGGGCGTCGGGTATCAAGCGCGGCCTGCGCCGTCGGGAAGCGCAGGCGCGGTGCCCGGATGTGCACGTCGCTCTCGCCGATACCGATCGTGATGCGCGATTGTTCGAGCCCGTGGTCTCGGCCGTCGCCGCCATCGCGCCGGGAGTCGAAGTGCTGCGACCGGGCTTGCTGGTTCTCTCTGCTCGCGGCGTCGGACGGTATTTCGGTACCGAACATCGGGCCGCGGAACGGTTGATCGACGAAGCGTCGGCTGCCGGTGTGGAATGTCAGATCGGTATCGCCGACGAGCTGTCCACCGCGGTCGTCGCCGCGCGGTATGCGCAGGTGGTGCCGCGCGGCGGGGGTGCAGGCTTTCTCGCACCGTTGCCGGTGGCAGAACTCTCGGCCGAACCGAGCATGTCCGCGGCCGATCGCGGTGAGCTGGTGGATCTGTTGCGACGCTTGGGTCTACGAACGATCGGCGATTTCGCGGCCCTGTCTCCCGGGGATGTCGCGTCGCGCTTCGGTACCGATGCCGTGTTGGCGCATCGCAGTGCTCGAGGTGAGCCCGAACGTCCGCCGTCGGCCAGGGCTCTGCCGCCGGACCTGGATGTGGAGTACCTGTGCGATCCGCCGATCGATCGGGTCGACGCAGCTGCGTTCGCCGGGCGCGGGTTGGCCGAGCAGTTGCACACCAAGCTCGCTGCCGCTGCCGTTGCGTGTACTCGTCTGCTGGTGCATGCCAGTACCGGTAACGGCGAGAATCTGTCGCGGATCTGGCGCTGCGCCGAGCCGTTGACGCCGGAGGGAACAGCCGACCGCGTGCGCTGGCAGCTCGACGGCTGGATCACCGGGCGCAGCGAGAACAAGCCGACGTCCGCGATCACCGCGCTACGGCTCGAACCCATCGAAGTGGTGGCCGCCGGTGAGCTGCAGCTGGGTTTGTGGGGCAGTGTCGGGGACGAGGACGAGAGGGCGCGTCGGGCCTTGGTGCGTGTGCAGGGTCTGCTCGGCGGCGAATCGGTGCTCGGTGGTGTGCTCAGCGGTGGCCGTGGGCCGGCCGAGCGGATCACCCTGCGTCCACTCGGCGATGAACTGGTGCCGATGTCCGATCCGTCGGATCCCTGGCCGGGACGGCTCCCGGAGCCTGCTCCGGCGGCAGTGATCGAGACACGTCCGACGGTGACGCTGATGAATCGGTCGGGAACCGGAATCGGCGTCACCGATCGTGGTGTGTTCGATGCACCGCCGTCGCGATTGCGCTGGGGCACCAAGGAATGGGAACTGACGGGTCTGGCCGGGCCGTGGCCGGTGGACGAGCGATGGTGGGACAGTGGCCACGCGGCGACGGGTCCGACGGCGCGAGCCCAGGTGGTGCTCGACGACGAAAGGGCCTTGCTGCTGGTGTTCGACGAGGGTCGGTGGCGGGTGGAAGGAATCTACGAATAG
- a CDS encoding DNA polymerase III subunit beta family protein, whose amino-acid sequence MTDSDEEFLTIGAFARASGLTPSALRFYDDCALLVPAFIDAKSGYRYYSRAQFERANIIRQLRDIGMPLDKVASALAGDGAAAVAIVDRHVDELVARARAAAEAAISIRRLFDERYCTATLSAVEFASAVEQVASAAGTSEEFPVLRGVLVEVDGGTVTLTATDRYRLTTRSLVAQSSPGAAWSRIASVGSLGTLPASGNCVLTATDDAMVFESEGVQHTVDLVDGDFPDWRTIIDGLAPTATRVVVQRDFVPLDSGTLRIDADQDGLTVEGVAVPARVTGSDMTVFFDAAVLQAAVASAVGPDLMLDIAAPDRPMLVRSAVDGALTTLVMPVLG is encoded by the coding sequence ATGACTGATTCGGACGAAGAATTCCTGACCATCGGTGCGTTCGCTCGCGCGAGCGGACTCACCCCCAGTGCCCTACGGTTCTACGACGACTGTGCGTTGCTCGTCCCGGCTTTCATCGACGCCAAGTCCGGCTATCGCTACTATTCCCGTGCACAGTTCGAGAGAGCGAACATCATTCGACAGTTGCGCGACATCGGCATGCCACTGGACAAGGTGGCCTCCGCACTCGCCGGCGACGGAGCTGCAGCGGTCGCCATCGTGGATCGGCACGTCGACGAGCTCGTCGCACGCGCGCGGGCAGCCGCCGAGGCCGCGATCTCGATCCGCCGATTGTTCGACGAAAGATATTGCACAGCAACACTTTCTGCCGTCGAGTTCGCGTCGGCGGTCGAGCAGGTCGCGTCTGCAGCCGGAACGAGCGAGGAGTTTCCGGTGCTGCGGGGTGTGCTGGTCGAGGTGGACGGTGGCACTGTCACCCTCACCGCGACGGATCGGTATCGACTCACCACCCGAAGCCTCGTGGCACAGAGCTCACCCGGCGCAGCCTGGTCCCGTATCGCATCGGTCGGCTCTCTCGGGACGCTACCCGCGTCGGGGAACTGTGTGCTGACGGCAACCGACGACGCGATGGTGTTCGAGTCCGAAGGCGTCCAGCACACTGTGGATCTGGTCGACGGCGACTTTCCCGACTGGCGCACGATCATCGACGGTCTGGCTCCGACCGCGACGAGGGTTGTGGTGCAACGAGATTTCGTTCCTCTCGACAGCGGTACGCTGCGGATCGACGCCGACCAGGACGGCCTGACGGTCGAGGGTGTCGCGGTCCCCGCTCGGGTGACCGGTTCCGACATGACGGTGTTCTTCGACGCGGCCGTCCTGCAGGCTGCGGTCGCATCGGCCGTCGGACCGGACCTGATGCTCGATATCGCCGCTCCTGACCGTCCGATGCTGGTGCGGTCGGCGGTCGACGGCGCTCTGACGACATTGGTGATGCCCGTCCTCGGCTGA
- a CDS encoding sensor histidine kinase, with protein MTTLLRRHRERAWDVAAIAFALLLVLSVAAGTEGMTTTRTVVSIVVGVVGAVSLWWRRRWPIEIAVALAVCTILTDAVGGAELVAVFTVATRKSWRVTTAVVVLHLAASMIWTILWVEQSIAYTAMASLAFLSIPAAWGIVVKSRREVIDSLRERAERAEHESNLRAETVRGLERERIAREMHDALAHRISLVSLHAGALEVRPDVGAKEVEAIASTIRLGAHGALEDLREILGVLRSGVAASARPQPGVADIGELIEDSEKAGTRVSFVDELPSGATLTPSVSRTVHRVIQEGLTNARKHAPGLPVRCGLATAGGELRVWLENGLGTEGFAAVPGSRSGMIGLSERVELAGGRIEYGIARRGDGVVYRLEAWLPCPK; from the coding sequence ATGACAACTCTGCTTCGACGGCATCGGGAACGCGCATGGGATGTCGCCGCCATCGCGTTCGCGCTGCTGTTGGTGCTGTCGGTGGCTGCAGGCACCGAGGGGATGACGACCACGCGAACGGTCGTCTCGATCGTCGTCGGCGTTGTCGGTGCCGTGTCGTTGTGGTGGCGTCGCCGGTGGCCGATCGAGATCGCGGTAGCGCTGGCGGTGTGCACGATCCTGACCGACGCTGTCGGTGGTGCCGAGTTGGTGGCCGTCTTCACCGTTGCCACTCGAAAGTCGTGGCGGGTCACCACCGCGGTGGTGGTACTGCATCTCGCGGCGTCGATGATCTGGACGATTCTGTGGGTCGAACAGTCGATTGCCTACACCGCGATGGCCAGTCTCGCCTTTCTGAGTATCCCGGCCGCGTGGGGCATCGTCGTCAAGTCGCGCCGCGAGGTGATCGATTCTCTACGAGAGCGGGCAGAGCGAGCGGAACACGAATCGAATCTGCGCGCCGAGACCGTTCGGGGACTCGAACGCGAGCGGATCGCGCGCGAGATGCACGACGCTCTCGCACATCGGATCTCGTTGGTCAGCCTTCATGCCGGAGCGCTGGAGGTGCGGCCGGACGTCGGTGCGAAAGAGGTCGAGGCGATCGCATCGACCATCAGACTCGGTGCACACGGTGCCCTGGAGGATCTGCGGGAGATATTGGGAGTGCTCCGATCGGGCGTCGCGGCCTCGGCACGTCCACAGCCGGGGGTGGCGGACATCGGCGAACTGATCGAGGATTCGGAGAAGGCCGGTACTCGGGTGTCGTTCGTCGACGAGTTGCCCTCCGGCGCAACGCTGACGCCCTCTGTTTCCCGCACCGTTCATCGGGTGATCCAGGAAGGTCTGACCAACGCCAGAAAGCATGCGCCCGGCCTGCCGGTGCGCTGCGGGCTTGCGACGGCCGGTGGTGAGCTTCGGGTGTGGCTCGAAAACGGTCTCGGTACAGAGGGTTTCGCGGCAGTACCCGGTTCGCGGTCGGGAATGATCGGTCTGAGCGAACGTGTCGAATTGGCCGGCGGACGAATCGAGTACGGAATCGCGCGTCGCGGCGACGGAGTGGTCTACCGTCTGGAAGCGTGGTTGCCGTGCCCGAAGTAG
- a CDS encoding alpha/beta fold hydrolase: protein MQMMSETVDLDGVDIAYRSFTPLGHANSDSVPVMLVHGMGGDSTTWDRFTRALTAQGSRVITVDLRGHGKSAHTSTYEFDSFGADLLALIDHLGLDEVDLVGHSLGGYAVSLVAQRRPQLVRRLVLEELPIPIRPGDAPPTLTGRMPSVTELWHAATSVVLHPRAVLAFDRSMTTTALEQFRRPNPQWWESLADITAPTLVLRGGPGGMVDPDRLAAMVAEIPTCRVEAFRTGHSIHRDGYSAFEAAVLPFLTN from the coding sequence ATGCAGATGATGTCGGAGACGGTCGACCTCGATGGTGTCGACATCGCGTATCGCTCGTTCACCCCGCTGGGGCACGCCAACTCGGATTCGGTACCGGTGATGCTGGTGCACGGAATGGGCGGTGACAGCACAACCTGGGATCGGTTCACCCGTGCACTCACCGCGCAGGGCAGCCGAGTGATCACCGTCGATCTGCGCGGACACGGCAAGAGTGCGCACACGTCCACGTACGAATTCGATTCCTTCGGGGCAGACCTGCTGGCGTTGATCGACCACCTCGGGCTCGACGAAGTCGATCTCGTCGGGCATTCCCTCGGTGGATACGCGGTCTCGCTCGTCGCGCAGCGTCGCCCGCAGCTCGTCCGCCGTCTGGTCCTCGAGGAGCTTCCGATACCGATTCGGCCGGGGGACGCTCCGCCGACGCTGACCGGCAGGATGCCGTCGGTGACCGAACTCTGGCATGCAGCGACCAGCGTCGTTCTGCACCCCCGCGCGGTACTCGCCTTCGATCGCTCGATGACCACCACTGCTCTCGAGCAGTTCCGTCGACCGAATCCGCAGTGGTGGGAGTCGTTGGCCGACATCACGGCTCCGACGCTTGTGCTTCGCGGAGGTCCGGGCGGAATGGTCGATCCGGACCGGCTGGCCGCGATGGTCGCCGAGATTCCGACCTGCCGCGTCGAGGCGTTCCGCACCGGGCACAGCATCCATCGCGACGGATACTCGGCGTTCGAGGCAGCAGTTCTGCCGTTTCTGACGAACTAG
- a CDS encoding response regulator yields MTEPFRVFLVDDHAVFRSGVRAELARESDIDVVGEAGGVSEAVSGIESTKPDVVLLDVHMPDGGGVAVLNRISEGPVCLALSVSDAAEDVIAVIRAGARGYVTKTISGSELADGVRRVAGGDAVFSPRLAGFVLDSFTGRSAAPEPPLDPELDSLTPRELEVLRLLARGYTYREIAEDLFISVKTVETHASNVLRKTQQSNRNALTRWAHKRRID; encoded by the coding sequence GTGACCGAACCTTTCCGCGTTTTCCTCGTCGACGACCACGCGGTGTTCCGTTCCGGTGTGCGAGCCGAACTCGCTCGCGAGTCGGACATCGACGTCGTCGGAGAAGCCGGAGGCGTCTCCGAGGCGGTCTCGGGCATCGAATCGACGAAGCCGGACGTGGTGTTGCTCGACGTGCACATGCCCGACGGCGGCGGCGTCGCGGTGTTGAACCGCATCTCCGAGGGGCCGGTCTGTCTCGCCCTGAGTGTGTCCGACGCCGCCGAGGACGTCATCGCCGTCATCCGTGCCGGGGCGAGGGGATACGTCACCAAGACGATCTCCGGCTCGGAGCTCGCCGACGGTGTTCGACGCGTCGCCGGGGGAGATGCCGTCTTCAGCCCCCGTCTGGCCGGGTTCGTGCTCGACTCGTTCACCGGTCGAAGCGCTGCCCCGGAGCCCCCGCTGGATCCTGAACTGGATTCGCTCACGCCCCGTGAACTGGAGGTGTTGCGGCTGCTGGCGCGCGGGTACACCTATCGTGAGATCGCCGAGGATCTGTTCATCTCCGTCAAGACCGTCGAGACCCATGCCTCGAACGTTCTCCGAAAGACGCAGCAGTCCAACAGGAATGCGCTCACGCGATGGGCGCACAAGCGTCGAATCGACTAG
- a CDS encoding YqeB family protein, with protein MDDKMLGETPPAVLWFSRGDRLFLIAGAVIIGGLLGFGLPYVASWGASLTWIPFQGPLELIASWSQWWVRYVCIGLGVLLGLALVAAAFYDTARVAVSEMQVRITERGETATISKSEVGTVFVDGKELVLLDGASRQLVRVPSEEKRDAIEAAFEKRGWSVATGDPYADLYRLWVPETPGLAPEVNAVLKARAMALKKKAASDARELRTELDRLGVVVRDKKTSQYWRPLVRS; from the coding sequence ATGGACGACAAGATGCTCGGGGAGACGCCACCGGCGGTGCTGTGGTTCTCCCGCGGCGATCGGCTCTTCCTGATCGCCGGTGCCGTGATCATCGGGGGACTACTGGGGTTCGGGCTGCCCTATGTGGCTTCCTGGGGAGCGTCGCTCACCTGGATACCGTTTCAGGGTCCGCTGGAGTTGATCGCTTCGTGGTCGCAGTGGTGGGTGCGGTACGTCTGTATCGGGCTGGGAGTACTGCTCGGGCTGGCTCTGGTGGCGGCCGCGTTCTACGACACTGCACGGGTGGCGGTGTCGGAGATGCAGGTACGTATCACCGAGAGAGGCGAGACCGCCACGATCTCGAAGTCCGAGGTCGGCACAGTCTTCGTGGACGGCAAGGAACTGGTTCTGCTCGACGGTGCCTCGCGTCAGCTGGTGCGGGTGCCGAGCGAGGAGAAGCGTGATGCCATCGAGGCGGCGTTCGAGAAGCGAGGTTGGTCGGTCGCGACCGGCGATCCCTATGCCGATCTCTATCGCCTGTGGGTACCCGAAACTCCCGGTCTGGCACCGGAAGTGAACGCGGTGCTCAAAGCCCGCGCGATGGCCCTGAAGAAGAAGGCCGCGTCCGATGCGCGCGAATTACGCACGGAACTGGACCGACTCGGCGTCGTGGTGCGAGACAAGAAGACGAGCCAGTACTGGCGTCCCCTGGTTCGATCGTGA